The following are from one region of the Nicotiana tomentosiformis chromosome 7, ASM39032v3, whole genome shotgun sequence genome:
- the LOC104120065 gene encoding wound-induced protein 1 has protein sequence MAPSISIDSNTNMNSETENKNKAIVKTLYKALACTCGDSPKNVLGPNICSYIADDLEWWFHGPQNCHYMMKMLTGELSNQNCFKFEPRSVDAIDDDRVIVEGWEGAKAYWVHVWTLKDGVITQFREYFNTWLTVTELRPMGWVRSSTTLWQSHPRDLAKRSLPGLMLAI, from the coding sequence ATGGCTCCTTCCATTTCCATTGATTCCAATACAAACATGAATTCAGAAACAGAAAACAAGAACAAGGCCATAGTGAAAACTCTGTACAAGGCATTAGCTTGTACATGTGGTGACAGTCCTAAAAACGTACTGGGGCCTAATATTTGCTCATATATTGCCGATGATTTAGAATGGTGGTTTCATGGACCACAGAATTGTCATTATATGATGAAAATGCTCACTGGAGAATTGTCAAATCAGAATTGTTTCAAGTTTGAGCCAAGAAGTGTTGATGCAATTGATGATGATCGTGTGATTGTTGAAGGATGGGAAGGTGCAAAggcttattgggtacatgtttgGACATTGAAAGATGGTGTTATTACTCAGTTTAGGGAGTATTTCAATACTTGGCTTACTGTGACTGAGTTGAGGCCTATGGGATGGGTAAGATCCTCTACCACGTTGTGGCAGAGCCACCCTCGAGACCTCGCGAAGAGGTCATTACCGGGGCTTATGCTAGCCATTTGA